One genomic region from Sphingobacterium sp. UGAL515B_05 encodes:
- a CDS encoding DUF6706 family protein, whose protein sequence is MASVKEVLVSSMGFKFPDATVEMMLAENGLDPVAEREPQNQDQTKALDLSRAGLIDFLLTRPKSVKELDYQLTQQDATALEALRLRLLLRWGIDETPVTSGFVDLSNTH, encoded by the coding sequence ATGGCAAGTGTAAAGGAAGTCTTAGTGTCATCGATGGGGTTTAAGTTCCCTGATGCAACGGTTGAAATGATGTTGGCGGAAAATGGGTTGGATCCTGTAGCGGAACGTGAGCCCCAAAATCAAGATCAGACTAAAGCATTGGATCTTTCCCGGGCAGGGTTGATTGATTTCCTTTTAACACGGCCTAAATCTGTCAAGGAATTGGATTACCAACTAACCCAGCAGGATGCTACAGCGTTGGAAGCTTTACGGCTCAGGTTGTTGCTCCGTTGGGGGATTGATGAAACGCCAGTTACATCGGGTTTTGTTGACCTTTCAAATACTCACTAA
- a CDS encoding KilA-N domain-containing protein, producing the protein MNIHERNSADMPSIFSYNGNAVTFKTNDGVTYINANEMAKPFPNKEPKHWFENPSTHEYIYALAKHKGIEAKCQKPTSLNTSELAKIYPTLLIVVKGGIPGQVKQGTWMHEDVALEYAQWLSIDFKLWCNDRIKELLLNGVSIAQGSIDLHSEIAHLESELEYDRQQIDRKTVKLETIKELLNKTHANTGYQLEVPKTIDTPPIQQQKLTWQESFIITYEQYIYDNIVNNIDEWLNQGTIPVAEFNSKYRPKGLGVKMYIRAIKRYCIHCNIRFIPHKVVYLTQTGSVRCRIFEK; encoded by the coding sequence ATGAATATACACGAAAGAAATTCGGCAGATATGCCAAGCATATTCTCTTATAATGGGAATGCTGTTACGTTTAAAACGAATGATGGCGTAACTTATATAAATGCAAATGAAATGGCCAAACCTTTTCCAAACAAGGAGCCTAAACACTGGTTTGAAAACCCAAGCACTCATGAATACATATACGCTTTGGCTAAACACAAAGGAATAGAAGCGAAGTGCCAAAAACCGACTTCGTTAAATACCAGCGAGTTAGCAAAAATATACCCGACATTACTAATTGTTGTGAAAGGAGGTATTCCTGGGCAAGTCAAACAAGGGACATGGATGCATGAGGATGTAGCCTTAGAATACGCTCAATGGTTATCTATTGATTTTAAATTATGGTGTAACGATAGGATAAAGGAATTACTTTTAAATGGAGTATCCATCGCTCAAGGATCTATCGATCTACATTCTGAAATTGCACATCTTGAAAGCGAGTTAGAGTATGACAGACAACAGATAGACCGTAAAACCGTCAAATTAGAGACTATAAAAGAACTATTAAATAAAACCCACGCGAATACCGGCTACCAACTGGAAGTGCCAAAAACTATTGATACTCCTCCGATACAGCAACAAAAACTTACTTGGCAAGAATCATTCATTATCACCTACGAGCAGTATATATATGACAACATTGTAAATAATATCGACGAGTGGCTTAATCAAGGGACAATCCCGGTTGCCGAATTCAATAGCAAATATAGACCAAAGGGGCTGGGTGTCAAAATGTACATTAGAGCTATAAAACGATATTGTATACACTGCAATATTAGGTTCATCCCTCATAAAGTTGTATATCTTACTCAAACTGGCTCTGTCCGTTGTAGGATCTTCGAGAAGTAA
- a CDS encoding adenylate/guanylate cyclase domain-containing protein — protein sequence MEEKDKKRNLNSQGNARMLSEAERLSIHDHDHITPLEYYRMVTKDGKIRVIKTHRNEGESIFDSSSETKINIEEEILNLKRQLLSERDKLHAEQGDKKELLRVYKELESKQKSSHIISRIHSEAVSKYLSSKEFRSQFEHGKETFAVVVSIDIRRSTELMLKAKNPTEYSDFITGLSDKLSKAIINNFGIFDKFTGDGILAFFPKFYSGEEAVLRALIAAEECHAIFDDHYKSSRDKFTVFIKDVGLGVGIDCGTVSIANTSSELTVVGRPVVYACRFSGAKAGDTLLNLEPYEQLINMDHPMIKDIEESEIHIKNEGVALAFKVRIDSNKYEYKTAYPWDVFKDDKTPTQQPEDIHREMKDKKGA from the coding sequence ATGGAAGAAAAGGATAAAAAAAGAAATCTAAATTCACAAGGCAACGCTAGAATGTTATCAGAAGCAGAACGCCTTTCGATTCATGATCACGATCACATAACTCCATTGGAATACTATCGGATGGTAACAAAAGATGGAAAAATTCGAGTGATAAAAACTCATAGAAATGAAGGGGAATCAATTTTTGACTCAAGCTCTGAAACCAAAATTAATATTGAAGAAGAAATATTAAACTTAAAACGCCAACTTTTAAGCGAAAGAGACAAATTACATGCGGAGCAAGGTGATAAAAAAGAATTGCTAAGAGTGTATAAGGAATTAGAAAGTAAACAAAAGAGCTCTCACATCATAAGTAGAATTCATAGCGAAGCTGTGTCGAAATACTTGAGTTCTAAAGAATTTAGATCACAATTTGAGCACGGTAAAGAAACATTTGCTGTAGTTGTTTCTATCGATATTAGACGATCAACAGAGTTAATGCTAAAGGCAAAAAATCCTACCGAATATTCTGATTTTATAACTGGTTTGAGTGATAAGTTATCAAAAGCTATAATAAACAATTTCGGTATTTTCGATAAATTTACAGGTGATGGGATTTTAGCATTCTTTCCAAAATTCTATAGTGGAGAAGAAGCCGTATTAAGAGCATTAATAGCGGCAGAAGAATGTCATGCAATATTTGACGACCATTATAAAAGTAGTCGTGATAAGTTTACTGTTTTTATTAAAGACGTAGGATTAGGTGTGGGTATTGATTGCGGAACAGTTAGTATAGCGAATACATCATCTGAACTTACTGTAGTGGGAAGACCTGTTGTTTATGCTTGTAGGTTTTCAGGCGCTAAGGCTGGCGACACTTTACTAAATTTAGAACCTTATGAGCAATTAATTAATATGGATCATCCTATGATAAAGGATATTGAAGAAAGTGAAATTCATATAAAAAATGAAGGTGTAGCATTAGCTTTTAAAGTGAGAATTGATAGTAATAAATATGAGTATAAAACAGCTTACCCTTGGGATGTGTTTAAAGATGATAAAACACCAACTCAACAACCTGAAGATATCCATAGAGAAATGAAAGATAAAAAAGGCGCCTAA
- a CDS encoding phage portal protein, with amino-acid sequence MAKEIKAASDAIDPKIIEELGKESAPAYEVKKETDIKEHNIYDEQLRKRKEVKKKVIGADGKPVMQADGKTPTLTSTYVDPARLPLALQEIIVTRRVAFMNLGKARLYAEPDGNDQERAFNLLQRLRENNKVGYKESEIAKLLNKELQVAKLWYSKVTEDASHWGGLSKVSIDFKMQILSPSKGYTLLPVFDATGDLTYFGLQYDRRKSLEELAGETSGGDKTVKCFDIYSADRVLKFEQGGSGGGGEGGWTLVDTIDLPYKKLPIIYYSKDTPIWANVQPLIERLETVISNFADTNDYHASPTLVFKGAAGAEAQEKGENGKAVLLTGDNADAKYVTWDQSVAAVELEIDTLVNFIYSLTQTPNISFEEMKALGDLSGVAFDRVFIDAHLAASNEIDGGYGELLQRSVNLEKALLASMDTGLTGALQELAVTVEVPRFKLDDLDADVDLAIKANSGGLISIETAMGISGLVTNVQDEMAKIKAEGGAGEEGTVVKLKGAG; translated from the coding sequence ATGGCAAAAGAAATTAAGGCGGCATCAGATGCCATTGATCCAAAGATAATTGAAGAACTAGGCAAGGAGTCAGCTCCTGCTTATGAGGTGAAGAAGGAAACCGACATCAAGGAGCATAATATCTATGATGAGCAGCTTAGGAAGCGGAAAGAGGTTAAGAAGAAGGTGATCGGAGCCGACGGTAAACCAGTCATGCAGGCGGATGGGAAAACACCAACGCTAACTTCAACGTATGTCGATCCTGCTCGTCTTCCTTTGGCTTTGCAGGAGATCATTGTCACTCGTAGGGTGGCTTTTATGAATTTGGGTAAGGCTCGATTATATGCGGAACCGGACGGCAACGACCAGGAGCGGGCGTTTAATCTATTGCAACGGTTGAGGGAAAATAATAAAGTAGGTTACAAGGAATCCGAGATTGCTAAGCTTTTAAACAAGGAATTGCAGGTTGCTAAATTATGGTATTCTAAGGTTACTGAGGACGCAAGCCACTGGGGAGGTCTGAGCAAGGTTTCTATTGACTTTAAGATGCAGATACTGTCTCCAAGCAAGGGTTACACACTTTTACCGGTATTCGATGCTACTGGTGATCTAACATACTTCGGTTTACAATACGATCGTCGTAAGTCATTGGAAGAATTGGCCGGAGAAACCAGTGGTGGCGACAAGACAGTGAAATGTTTTGACATTTACAGTGCTGACCGGGTATTGAAGTTTGAGCAGGGCGGATCCGGTGGAGGAGGTGAAGGTGGATGGACACTCGTTGACACGATTGATTTGCCATACAAAAAGCTTCCAATTATCTATTACTCGAAAGATACACCGATATGGGCCAACGTGCAGCCATTGATCGAAAGATTGGAAACGGTTATATCTAACTTTGCTGATACCAATGACTATCACGCATCGCCAACTTTAGTATTCAAGGGAGCAGCAGGAGCCGAAGCACAGGAAAAAGGAGAGAATGGTAAGGCTGTCTTACTGACTGGTGATAATGCCGATGCTAAGTACGTGACTTGGGATCAGTCTGTTGCTGCTGTTGAATTGGAAATCGACACGTTGGTTAACTTCATATACTCGCTTACCCAAACTCCAAATATCAGTTTTGAAGAAATGAAGGCTTTGGGTGATCTTTCGGGTGTTGCATTCGATCGGGTGTTTATTGATGCCCATTTGGCTGCTAGCAATGAGATTGATGGGGGATATGGCGAGCTTTTGCAGCGTAGTGTCAACTTGGAGAAGGCTTTACTCGCAAGTATGGACACTGGACTTACCGGGGCTTTGCAGGAACTGGCCGTTACGGTTGAAGTACCACGGTTCAAGCTAGACGATTTGGATGCCGATGTTGATTTGGCGATTAAAGCTAATAGCGGGGGACTGATATCAATAGAGACTGCCATGGGTATATCTGGGCTGGTAACTAACGTCCAGGATGAGATGGCGAAGATTAAGGCGGAGGGAGGAGCAGGGGAAGAAGGGACAGTTGTGAAGCTGAAAGGCGCTGGTTAG
- the terL gene encoding phage terminase large subunit, with product MTPTAGFTKRDIIALWCKSSIMNYTKYFFQKQYGRSFVVGEHHTKIAAALDDVLMGRLKRLIINIAPRYGKTELAVKNLISAGLAINPASKFIHLSYSDDLALDNSEAVKDLVTSPDYQALFPDVQLKQGATAKNKWYTTQGGGVYARAAGGQVTGFGAGQVDIEPGEAGDADEEEFQSALDELTADTGVTTFGGALIIDDPIKPDDADSDVVRGRVNNRFDSTIINRVNSRNTPIIIIMQRLHEEDLCGHVLANYPGEWTVLSLPCIIVEDGQDLKDGRALWEFKHTLDELLKMNDINPINFGRQYMQNPQPKEGLMYREFKEYLNIPPYIKAYRKAYVDTADTGKDYLCSIAYLETDLGCFVLDVIYTQDPMEITEPDTARQLAMHQVEYALIESNNGGRGFARNVESHLVTLKAFNCAVEWFHQGENKHSRIFTNSAKVNMIIHMPVGWDKLWPQFYKHVTTYSKKGNNAHDDAPDCLTGVVENFGVNKESNIDDSIIGMFG from the coding sequence ATGACACCAACAGCAGGATTCACAAAACGCGATATCATAGCCCTTTGGTGTAAGTCATCCATAATGAACTACACGAAGTACTTCTTCCAAAAGCAATATGGAAGGAGTTTTGTTGTTGGTGAGCATCATACTAAAATAGCCGCTGCGCTTGATGATGTCCTTATGGGCCGTCTTAAGCGGTTGATTATTAATATAGCCCCTAGATATGGAAAAACGGAGTTAGCAGTTAAGAACCTTATCTCCGCTGGTCTTGCGATCAATCCTGCTTCAAAATTCATTCACTTGAGCTACTCGGACGATCTTGCTTTGGATAATTCCGAAGCCGTAAAAGACTTGGTAACTAGTCCAGACTATCAGGCGCTATTTCCTGATGTGCAACTAAAACAAGGCGCGACGGCTAAAAATAAATGGTATACGACCCAAGGTGGTGGCGTTTATGCTCGTGCAGCTGGTGGTCAGGTTACAGGTTTTGGTGCTGGGCAGGTTGATATTGAACCAGGAGAAGCAGGCGATGCAGACGAGGAGGAATTCCAGTCCGCCTTAGACGAACTTACTGCCGACACTGGCGTAACCACCTTCGGCGGTGCATTGATCATTGATGACCCGATTAAGCCTGATGATGCGGATAGCGATGTTGTTCGCGGCCGTGTGAATAATCGTTTTGACTCAACAATTATCAACCGCGTAAACTCGCGTAATACGCCTATAATCATCATTATGCAGCGTTTGCATGAGGAAGATTTATGCGGTCACGTGCTGGCTAATTATCCAGGTGAATGGACTGTATTATCACTTCCTTGTATTATCGTTGAGGATGGACAGGATTTGAAGGATGGCCGAGCTTTGTGGGAGTTCAAGCATACTTTGGACGAACTTTTGAAAATGAACGATATCAACCCAATCAACTTTGGTAGGCAGTATATGCAGAATCCGCAGCCTAAAGAAGGGTTGATGTATAGGGAATTCAAAGAGTATCTGAATATTCCGCCTTATATCAAAGCATATCGCAAGGCATACGTCGATACCGCGGACACAGGTAAAGATTATTTATGTAGCATAGCGTATTTGGAAACCGATTTAGGATGCTTTGTTCTTGACGTGATCTATACTCAGGATCCAATGGAAATAACGGAACCAGACACTGCAAGGCAATTAGCAATGCATCAGGTGGAATATGCTTTGATTGAATCAAATAATGGCGGGCGTGGTTTTGCTCGAAATGTAGAGTCGCATTTGGTCACCCTGAAAGCCTTCAATTGTGCGGTAGAATGGTTCCATCAAGGGGAGAATAAGCATTCAAGGATCTTCACCAATTCTGCAAAAGTGAATATGATTATACACATGCCTGTTGGTTGGGATAAGTTGTGGCCCCAATTCTATAAGCATGTAACAACGTATAGCAAGAAAGGTAATAACGCTCACGATGATGCGCCTGATTGTTTGACAGGCGTTGTGGAGAATTTCGGAGTGAATAAGGAAAGCAATATTGACGACTCAATAATAGGAATGTTTGGCTAA
- a CDS encoding VRR-NUC domain-containing protein: MSRISTSITQPLDKSEIQIQTEMFQWAWNTYPHTRRLLFHVPNGGNRSAREGMQFKASGVIAGVPDLLFIWNGQTYGFEVKTLTGTVSKVQSDLHSIWEANGISVKVVRELWEFQVHFKAIINPGKEFAA; this comes from the coding sequence ATGAGTAGAATATCAACGAGTATCACCCAACCTTTGGATAAATCCGAAATTCAGATTCAAACTGAAATGTTTCAGTGGGCATGGAATACATATCCACATACACGTCGTTTGCTTTTCCATGTTCCTAATGGCGGCAATCGTTCTGCAAGAGAGGGAATGCAATTCAAAGCTTCAGGTGTTATTGCTGGTGTTCCTGATCTACTTTTTATTTGGAATGGTCAGACATACGGATTTGAGGTGAAAACACTGACAGGTACAGTAAGTAAAGTTCAATCCGATCTTCATTCTATTTGGGAAGCCAATGGAATTTCGGTGAAAGTAGTTAGGGAGTTGTGGGAGTTCCAAGTGCATTTCAAAGCTATCATCAATCCCGGAAAGGAGTTCGCAGCATGA
- a CDS encoding 2'-5' RNA ligase family protein: protein MDKHSGNLGAVIYYLDFDKEQWMEGVRHLLPDAIRYKSRPHITVLYGLHHYELDFNKLQDVVANFSVGGELSIIPEELGVFSNENDVVYLSITAPAIIEFNKHLRETFEHTNTYPHYQPHLTLGIVRSGDADDLIGHQSFLSLFGLS from the coding sequence ATGGATAAACACAGTGGAAATTTAGGAGCTGTAATTTACTATCTTGATTTTGATAAAGAACAGTGGATGGAAGGAGTGCGTCACTTGTTGCCGGATGCAATAAGATATAAATCTCGCCCCCATATAACCGTACTTTATGGGCTTCATCATTACGAACTTGATTTTAATAAATTACAGGATGTTGTAGCCAATTTCTCCGTTGGCGGGGAATTATCCATAATACCCGAAGAGTTAGGTGTTTTCAGCAATGAAAATGATGTAGTATACCTTTCCATTACAGCCCCTGCAATAATTGAGTTCAACAAGCATCTCCGAGAAACCTTCGAGCATACTAACACATATCCACATTATCAGCCTCATCTAACATTGGGTATTGTCAGATCCGGCGATGCAGATGACTTAATCGGACACCAATCTTTCCTTTCATTATTCGGGCTATCCTAA
- a CDS encoding bifunctional DNA primase/polymerase, protein MGVELGKIWPMISELVKDGISLIPVREEADASRPAKTPYGSWAEAQQRVAEEGELWYVMEQKNTTAIAAVCGVVSGNLECIDIDSKYYPGIDAILLSDIAKFYPHLYARLRIHRTPSGGYHILYRIADHAPQGNIKLAGRMKTDEELQADYASGKRKPTKTVNFLETRGEGGYFLFPPSLGYTVHQNNPIPVITWEERCSLINLCQSYCEITKVAPSPKLTQTQDSIYTTNPFEDFNSQCDPVQLMESQGWKFLRENTRFIWFTRPGKEDGVSASFNREKRVFFIFTSSTDLDEKRGYNPATLFAEFTHNGDKKAAFRELVQGGFGQVKRNVEQSLVKKAVINGQATIPPNFSEEAKEEFQRLQEQFAELHPYGVFWKYDENHKIQISREDFLNVAKNLGFRSYKQAAIQINGKFVDRIDVMTFFDNMKDYIQEEEADVYKDICNAYEKFIQSSGKFIMDNRLERFDDSDCIYDTADCCYKFYNNVAIRITSDAITKLDYADIDGLIWTDKMLSRNYLGDDVQPSQLFQTYLKNATGEEEGEVKDYIRNVIGYLSHDFKSESAGYIIVLQEMVADPKNGGGSGKNIFGNILREMTMVCTVPGAMVQFNEKFLQAWNGQRVFFMADIPKKIDWSFLKEQTTGYGLLKKLYKNEEEIRPEDMPKILINTNFSYEDTDGGLRRRIRPVEFTDYYTRHGGVDAVHNKMFPSGFTKEDWKGFDDFVISSIQYHLQQGGKVELVELSNIGWDKKFSNQFGEKTLEFFKDNITQWLRMDYVEVATFQRQYDEYVAGELKEKYKLSQKTLSNAVKEFCERHALNFEQSKAKYIPNQGTKRVHIFEGVYEGEVVEDDGFPF, encoded by the coding sequence ATGGGGGTTGAATTAGGGAAAATATGGCCAATGATTTCAGAGTTGGTGAAGGATGGGATATCACTAATTCCAGTACGTGAGGAAGCTGACGCAAGCCGTCCAGCAAAAACTCCTTATGGATCATGGGCCGAAGCTCAACAGCGCGTGGCCGAGGAAGGGGAGTTGTGGTATGTCATGGAGCAGAAGAACACTACCGCAATTGCTGCTGTCTGTGGGGTAGTATCTGGTAACCTAGAATGTATAGATATTGACTCAAAATATTATCCGGGTATTGACGCAATTTTGCTCAGTGACATTGCAAAATTCTATCCACACCTTTACGCTCGGCTTAGGATTCACCGCACACCCTCAGGAGGTTATCATATCTTATACCGCATCGCAGACCATGCACCACAGGGGAACATAAAGCTTGCGGGCCGTATGAAGACTGATGAAGAATTACAGGCGGATTATGCTTCGGGTAAACGGAAACCTACCAAGACTGTGAACTTTCTGGAAACACGTGGTGAAGGTGGTTATTTCCTTTTCCCACCGTCATTGGGTTACACCGTTCACCAAAACAATCCTATTCCAGTAATTACTTGGGAAGAGCGTTGCTCATTGATCAATTTATGTCAGAGTTATTGTGAGATCACTAAGGTAGCCCCATCGCCTAAACTTACACAGACGCAGGATTCGATATATACAACAAATCCATTTGAGGACTTCAATAGCCAGTGTGACCCCGTGCAACTCATGGAATCGCAAGGTTGGAAGTTCCTTCGTGAGAACACAAGGTTTATTTGGTTTACACGCCCGGGTAAAGAGGATGGTGTTTCGGCTTCATTCAACCGTGAAAAGCGAGTGTTTTTCATTTTCACCAGTTCCACCGATCTGGACGAGAAACGCGGCTACAACCCGGCTACGCTATTTGCCGAGTTCACGCACAATGGAGATAAGAAAGCGGCTTTTCGTGAATTGGTACAAGGCGGATTCGGTCAGGTAAAGCGTAACGTCGAGCAGTCATTGGTTAAGAAAGCTGTAATCAATGGACAGGCCACCATCCCTCCAAATTTTTCAGAAGAAGCCAAGGAAGAGTTTCAGCGATTGCAAGAGCAGTTTGCGGAGCTGCATCCATATGGCGTGTTCTGGAAGTATGATGAAAACCATAAAATACAGATAAGCCGTGAGGATTTTCTTAATGTTGCCAAGAACCTTGGGTTCCGATCGTACAAGCAAGCGGCAATTCAGATCAATGGGAAATTTGTTGATCGGATTGACGTGATGACCTTCTTTGATAATATGAAGGATTATATCCAGGAGGAGGAAGCGGATGTTTACAAGGATATTTGTAATGCCTATGAAAAGTTTATCCAGTCATCAGGTAAGTTTATTATGGATAATCGTCTTGAGCGATTTGATGATAGCGACTGTATTTACGACACTGCTGATTGTTGTTATAAATTTTATAATAATGTCGCTATACGGATCACGTCGGACGCTATCACGAAATTAGATTATGCCGACATTGATGGCCTTATATGGACAGATAAAATGCTATCTCGTAATTATCTTGGTGATGATGTACAACCTTCACAATTGTTCCAAACTTACCTTAAAAATGCAACTGGAGAAGAAGAAGGCGAAGTAAAAGACTACATTAGAAACGTTATTGGTTACCTGTCCCACGATTTTAAATCCGAATCAGCTGGATATATTATTGTGCTTCAGGAAATGGTGGCCGATCCCAAAAATGGTGGTGGTTCAGGTAAGAATATCTTCGGAAATATTCTTCGGGAGATGACTATGGTTTGTACTGTTCCTGGTGCGATGGTTCAATTTAATGAGAAGTTCTTACAGGCTTGGAATGGTCAACGTGTTTTTTTTATGGCCGATATCCCAAAAAAGATTGATTGGTCATTCCTTAAAGAGCAAACAACAGGCTATGGGTTATTGAAGAAGCTTTACAAAAATGAGGAAGAGATCCGCCCAGAAGATATGCCAAAAATCCTAATCAACACCAATTTCTCTTATGAAGATACAGACGGTGGTTTACGCCGTCGTATTCGTCCGGTGGAGTTTACAGATTATTACACACGCCATGGGGGTGTTGATGCCGTTCACAATAAAATGTTCCCTTCAGGATTCACAAAAGAAGATTGGAAAGGGTTTGACGATTTTGTCATCTCTTCTATTCAGTACCATTTGCAGCAAGGAGGTAAAGTTGAATTGGTGGAGCTTTCAAATATTGGATGGGATAAGAAGTTCTCAAATCAATTTGGGGAGAAGACATTGGAGTTTTTCAAAGACAATATCACACAGTGGCTACGTATGGACTATGTGGAAGTAGCCACTTTCCAAAGGCAATATGATGAGTATGTGGCTGGGGAATTGAAGGAGAAATACAAGCTATCTCAGAAAACATTATCAAATGCTGTGAAGGAATTTTGCGAACGCCATGCCTTGAATTTCGAGCAGTCAAAAGCTAAGTATATACCCAACCAAGGAACAAAGAGGGTGCATATTTTCGAGGGTGTTTATGAAGGGGAAGTGGTGGAAGACGATGGATTTCCGTTTTGA
- a CDS encoding DEAD/DEAH box helicase encodes MKVTLPTLRPYQAEFVKNLAVALRDYRRVIACAPTGSGKTKMFIDVAYKSIANGRAVVIISETNKIFDQIIGEAGGIEIANGKKHVQIKPGQLYIAMAQTLTRRPLILEQLAQLEFPPLIIVDEAHIGTPSNIIRRLIEVSNPYILGFTATPDGRVAKHLSELYNTCVVCCQVDELIQQGFLCSYQHLARTKADTDILEMRNGEYTEQSQTAAFSTAAVYDGIFEDLRSATFKKCMIFVSSIKHARDMNERLRAEGFASIEYHSQLENGSYELAKFTELGLANICVSVASLTKGFDAPAVDLVILNRATTSLPLYLQMIGRGSRPVWAPDGTPIKTHFRVLDYGGNWERHGLYFEDRDWENMWEVTKRSKKGEGVAPVALCPSCESIISTTQRICPFCGHERPLTEKELEQGELVEVTSHYSNLVGRKISELSPNELAIYAKMKKKQVFATRVAKAKEQVQKGFLSAFGAAMGYKSTWVDIQSRMIGANTIEFTDIQLR; translated from the coding sequence ATGAAAGTTACGCTTCCAACATTACGACCATACCAAGCTGAATTTGTAAAAAACTTAGCTGTGGCCCTCAGAGATTACCGACGGGTTATTGCCTGCGCTCCTACAGGATCCGGAAAGACCAAAATGTTTATTGACGTTGCCTACAAGTCTATTGCTAATGGCCGTGCCGTAGTCATCATCAGTGAGACTAACAAGATTTTTGACCAGATTATTGGCGAAGCAGGGGGTATTGAAATAGCAAATGGTAAAAAGCACGTCCAAATAAAACCTGGGCAACTTTATATCGCAATGGCCCAAACTCTTACGCGTCGGCCTTTGATCCTGGAACAACTGGCGCAATTGGAATTTCCTCCACTTATCATTGTCGATGAAGCCCATATCGGAACACCTTCAAATATCATCCGTAGATTGATAGAGGTGAGCAATCCGTATATCCTTGGATTTACTGCAACGCCCGATGGTAGAGTTGCTAAACACCTATCCGAGCTTTACAATACCTGTGTTGTGTGTTGTCAGGTAGACGAACTGATCCAACAAGGGTTCCTCTGTTCATACCAGCACTTGGCCCGCACAAAGGCAGATACTGATATCCTTGAAATGCGTAATGGTGAGTATACAGAGCAATCGCAGACCGCAGCCTTTTCAACCGCAGCCGTGTACGACGGTATTTTCGAAGACCTCCGTTCCGCTACTTTTAAAAAGTGTATGATTTTCGTCTCATCCATCAAGCATGCACGCGATATGAATGAACGTTTGCGGGCCGAGGGATTTGCATCCATTGAATACCATTCCCAACTTGAAAACGGTTCGTATGAGCTAGCCAAGTTTACTGAATTGGGGCTTGCAAATATTTGCGTATCGGTGGCGAGTTTGACAAAGGGGTTCGACGCGCCGGCTGTTGATTTGGTTATACTCAACCGCGCAACAACCTCACTACCTCTTTACCTCCAAATGATAGGTCGCGGGAGCAGGCCAGTTTGGGCTCCCGACGGTACACCCATAAAAACACACTTTCGTGTACTGGATTACGGTGGAAACTGGGAACGTCACGGATTGTACTTCGAGGATCGTGATTGGGAAAATATGTGGGAGGTTACTAAGCGTTCCAAAAAAGGCGAAGGTGTTGCACCAGTAGCCCTTTGCCCTTCGTGCGAATCCATTATTTCAACAACGCAACGTATCTGTCCATTCTGTGGACACGAAAGGCCATTGACCGAAAAGGAATTGGAGCAAGGGGAATTGGTGGAGGTAACTAGTCATTACAGCAATCTAGTTGGCCGAAAGATTTCCGAGCTATCTCCAAATGAACTTGCTATTTATGCCAAGATGAAGAAGAAGCAGGTTTTTGCAACCCGTGTTGCCAAGGCTAAGGAGCAGGTGCAAAAGGGATTTCTTTCCGCTTTTGGAGCGGCTATGGGGTACAAGTCTACTTGGGTAGATATTCAATCCAGAATGATAGGAGCAAATACAATAGAATTTACAGACATACAATTACGATAA